Proteins from one Pontibacter korlensis genomic window:
- the treZ gene encoding malto-oligosyltrehalose trehalohydrolase translates to MKTIGAAYLGSGRCRFTVWAPLKEKVSLLLLHPEEQEVEMHQEDWWYFTVEVTDIKPGARYRFVPGTGKEGFPDPASCYQPEGVHGPSEVVDHSSFEWTDGNWQNIPLSEMVIYELHVGTFTPEGTFEAIIPRLEELKETGVNAIELLPVAQFPGNRNWGYDGVYPYAVQNTYGGPTALKKLVNACHSTGIAVLLDVVYNHLGPEGNYLEKYGPYFTDKYKTPWGKAVNYDGEYSDGVRDYISQNPRFWQEHYHVDGLRLDAIHTIFDQSAISIWELFRQEVGSMDKPFYLIAESDLNSPRVVQQAESGGFGFDAQWLDDFHHALYVLLDRKGQKFYVDFGKIEQLTKAYKEGFVHTGEHVEFRKKTFGTSSRHVKGDCFVAFTQNHDQIGNRINGERMSTLVDFERLKLSAAALLLSPYIPMLFMGEEYGEENPFLYFVSHTDKELIEAVQKGRKEEFSGYKWEGEPPNPQDEKTFEKSKLQWQKRSSGKHQVLLRWYQKLISLRKSEPALQNFDKDNIQAEPLGKESFILKRQSEQQNQKLFCLFNLSEHTLQYQFPDIDSSYKLILSSKDEQWIEEKAEAVTLPEEPERGTSITLPPLSICIYKNKP, encoded by the coding sequence ATGAAGACAATTGGAGCAGCCTACTTAGGTTCGGGACGCTGCCGCTTTACTGTGTGGGCTCCACTGAAAGAAAAGGTCTCTTTACTCCTACTGCACCCCGAAGAGCAGGAAGTAGAGATGCATCAGGAAGATTGGTGGTATTTTACAGTTGAAGTTACCGACATAAAACCAGGAGCCAGATACCGTTTTGTCCCAGGTACTGGCAAAGAAGGCTTTCCCGATCCTGCATCCTGTTACCAACCAGAGGGTGTACACGGTCCATCAGAAGTTGTAGACCACTCAAGTTTTGAATGGACCGACGGGAATTGGCAGAATATTCCCTTGTCGGAAATGGTAATTTATGAACTGCATGTCGGCACCTTTACACCAGAAGGCACCTTTGAAGCAATAATTCCGCGCTTGGAGGAGCTGAAAGAGACCGGAGTAAACGCTATAGAGTTATTGCCGGTAGCGCAGTTCCCCGGCAACAGGAACTGGGGCTATGATGGTGTATATCCTTATGCAGTGCAAAATACCTATGGTGGTCCTACAGCACTAAAGAAGCTAGTCAATGCCTGTCATAGCACAGGTATAGCCGTACTGTTAGACGTAGTGTACAATCACTTGGGGCCAGAAGGCAATTATCTCGAAAAGTACGGGCCATACTTTACAGATAAGTATAAAACTCCCTGGGGAAAGGCCGTTAACTATGATGGCGAGTATAGCGACGGCGTGCGAGACTATATTTCTCAGAACCCAAGGTTTTGGCAGGAGCACTACCATGTTGATGGACTTCGCCTGGATGCTATTCACACCATCTTCGATCAGAGCGCAATATCCATATGGGAGCTATTCAGGCAGGAGGTGGGAAGCATGGATAAACCTTTTTACCTGATTGCTGAAAGTGACCTGAACAGTCCCAGGGTAGTGCAACAGGCAGAAAGCGGCGGCTTTGGATTTGATGCACAGTGGCTGGACGACTTCCACCATGCCCTCTATGTGCTGCTAGACAGGAAAGGACAGAAATTTTACGTGGATTTCGGCAAAATTGAGCAGCTAACCAAAGCTTATAAAGAGGGCTTTGTACATACTGGAGAGCATGTTGAATTCAGGAAAAAGACCTTTGGTACATCTTCGCGCCATGTAAAGGGTGATTGCTTTGTGGCTTTCACCCAAAACCACGATCAGATTGGCAACCGCATCAATGGCGAAAGGATGAGTACTTTGGTAGACTTTGAGCGCTTGAAGCTTTCTGCTGCTGCACTCCTGCTATCGCCTTACATACCGATGCTGTTTATGGGCGAAGAGTATGGTGAAGAAAATCCTTTTTTATACTTCGTTAGCCATACTGACAAGGAATTAATCGAAGCCGTACAAAAAGGTCGTAAAGAGGAATTTTCAGGGTACAAGTGGGAAGGCGAGCCACCAAACCCACAGGATGAGAAAACTTTTGAGAAATCTAAGCTCCAATGGCAGAAACGTAGCAGCGGAAAGCATCAGGTACTGCTAAGATGGTATCAGAAACTAATCAGCCTGCGCAAATCAGAACCGGCACTGCAGAACTTTGATAAAGATAATATTCAGGCAGAACCGCTGGGGAAAGAATCTTTCATACTTAAGCGACAGAGTGAGCAGCAGAATCAAAAGCTCTTTTGCCTGTTTAACCTTAGCGAACATACACTACAGTACCAATTTCCAGATATTGATAGCAGCTATAAGCTTATACTTAGTTCCAAGGATGAACAGTGGATCGAGGAGAAAGCAGAGGCTGTCACTTTGCCTGAAGAACCTGAAAGAGGCACATCCATTACTTTGCCCCCTCTAAGTATATGCATCTACAAGAACAAACCTTAA
- a CDS encoding alpha-amylase family glycosyl hydrolase yields the protein MKQEQQYLWWQSGTIYQIYPRSFQDSNGDGIGDLQGIISRLDYLEWLGVTAVWISPIYPSPMADFGYDISDYCDIHPLFGTLDDFDQLIQEVHKRDMKLILDLVPNHTSDQHPWFLESRSSKNNPKRDWYIWHDAKEDGSEPTNWLSVFGGSGWEWDEKTQQYYYHAFLKEQPDLNWRNPEVQQAMFDVMRFWLDKGVDGFRVDVMWHMIKDEKLRDNPSNPDYKPHQATYEQLIPAYSTDQPEIHDIVSKMRKVTDAYKARVLIGEIYLPVHRLIIYYGTNNKGAHLPFNFSLITLDWDAHKLSSHISEYEGALPEGGWPNWVIGNHDQPRITSRVGQAQAKVAGMLLLTLRGTPTLYYGDEIGMRDVPIPPDKVQDPQGLNMPDKDLSRDPARTPMQWDSSNNAGFTTGEPWLPLPYNFQRINVEAQREDTYSMLSFYRRILQLRKQEPALHIGDYEPVVTNGSLLAFIRKTESKKYLVVLNLSHKPCIFRLNTQEYKGTIVLATSPEREGKTIEANISLYGDEGILIELD from the coding sequence ATGAAGCAAGAACAGCAGTACCTTTGGTGGCAGTCAGGCACAATTTATCAGATATACCCCCGCTCCTTTCAGGATTCTAATGGAGACGGCATTGGAGATTTGCAGGGTATCATCAGCCGGTTAGACTACCTGGAGTGGCTTGGTGTCACTGCTGTATGGATATCCCCAATATATCCCTCTCCCATGGCAGACTTCGGCTACGACATATCTGATTACTGTGATATCCATCCCCTCTTCGGAACGCTTGATGACTTTGACCAACTAATACAGGAAGTGCATAAGCGTGACATGAAGCTAATACTAGACCTGGTTCCTAATCATACCTCAGATCAGCACCCGTGGTTCCTGGAGTCCCGCTCTTCAAAAAACAACCCAAAGCGCGACTGGTACATTTGGCATGATGCTAAGGAAGATGGCTCTGAGCCTACTAATTGGCTGAGCGTATTTGGCGGCAGCGGATGGGAATGGGATGAAAAAACTCAGCAGTACTATTACCACGCCTTTTTAAAGGAGCAACCCGACCTGAACTGGCGCAACCCAGAGGTACAGCAAGCCATGTTTGATGTAATGCGCTTCTGGCTCGACAAGGGTGTAGACGGCTTTAGAGTAGACGTAATGTGGCACATGATTAAGGATGAAAAGCTGCGAGACAACCCTTCTAACCCCGATTACAAGCCACACCAGGCTACCTATGAACAATTGATACCTGCATACTCTACCGACCAGCCAGAGATACATGATATCGTATCCAAGATGCGAAAAGTGACTGATGCCTACAAAGCGCGTGTTTTGATCGGTGAAATATATCTGCCTGTGCACCGCCTAATAATCTATTATGGCACGAACAACAAAGGAGCACACTTGCCTTTTAACTTCTCGTTGATAACACTTGACTGGGACGCGCACAAACTAAGTTCGCATATCAGCGAGTACGAAGGTGCTCTGCCAGAGGGAGGATGGCCAAACTGGGTAATAGGAAACCATGACCAGCCACGTATTACCAGCCGTGTAGGGCAAGCTCAAGCAAAGGTGGCTGGTATGTTACTCCTTACCCTACGTGGCACACCTACCTTATACTATGGCGATGAAATTGGAATGCGAGATGTGCCTATTCCACCGGATAAAGTACAGGACCCACAAGGCCTGAATATGCCCGACAAAGACCTAAGCCGTGATCCTGCGCGCACGCCTATGCAGTGGGACAGCAGCAACAATGCGGGCTTTACAACCGGCGAGCCCTGGCTTCCACTGCCATACAATTTCCAGCGGATAAATGTGGAGGCGCAAAGAGAGGACACATACTCTATGCTCTCCTTTTACAGGCGAATATTACAGCTTCGCAAGCAGGAACCTGCGCTTCACATAGGAGATTATGAGCCAGTTGTAACCAACGGGTCACTTTTAGCATTTATCCGTAAAACCGAAAGCAAAAAATACTTGGTGGTGCTAAACCTGAGCCATAAGCCATGTATTTTCAGACTTAACACGCAAGAGTACAAAGGGACAATTGTACTGGCCACCTCACCTGAGCGCGAAGGTAAAACTATAGAAGCAAATATTAGCCTTTATGGTGATGAGGGTATTTTGATCGAACTGGACTAA
- a CDS encoding START-like domain-containing protein produces the protein MTRETKLKFVREYPINASAKLLYPYLSTPGGLAQWFCDDARVDESNIFNFIWDGRNHYAEMTGHRTNRSVRFLFLNENKKHTPDGPYIDFIIESSELTQEQFLKVVDYSNEDDEEELEELWDNLLQNLRELVGG, from the coding sequence ATGACGAGAGAGACGAAGCTGAAATTTGTGCGCGAGTATCCAATAAACGCCTCCGCTAAGCTGCTTTACCCTTACCTGAGCACACCAGGTGGCCTTGCGCAATGGTTCTGCGACGATGCAAGAGTGGATGAGAGCAATATCTTCAACTTCATCTGGGATGGTCGTAACCACTACGCCGAGATGACAGGGCATCGCACCAACAGGTCTGTTCGCTTTCTTTTCCTGAACGAGAACAAAAAGCATACGCCTGACGGACCTTACATCGACTTCATAATCGAGTCCAGCGAGCTAACGCAGGAGCAGTTTCTGAAAGTGGTTGACTATTCTAACGAAGATGATGAGGAGGAATTGGAAGAACTGTGGGATAATTTGCTGCAAAATCTGCGGGAATTAGTAGGAGGGTAG
- a CDS encoding LptF/LptG family permease, with product MKKLDKLILRAFFGPFLLTFAVVEFILLTQYMLKYLDELVGKDLGAEVFGELLFYFSVNMAPVALPLAVLLSSLMTFGTMGEHHELTAIKTSGVALTRVLRPVLIVVTFITVGAFFFNNKVVPKANLKAYSLLWDIRQKKPAMNFKEGAFYNGIPGYSIKVNKKMNDGQTLREVMIYDHTKGGNNTTVILADSGEMYMDYNDSYLVLELFRGNTYVDQNNSSFRNSNEQFVRQEFDKSKLMLSMASFNFDRTREELFSDNKMMKNIKELNVVTDSLRRHSEREKKLYAPNVDPFYMYFKADTGQVKNGIRMHEKKVQRELPELTSETLVLATNKARNIKSFTSSYVERVRNTLREANNYEVEIWRKYTQSVSIIIMFLIGAPLGAIIKKGGLGVPVVISIVFFITMYVMTILGEKWAREGLVSVGAGMWAANLILLPIGLFFLYQARNDSSLLEMDFWRKLMARLRRNKL from the coding sequence ATGAAGAAACTTGATAAGCTTATACTCCGGGCTTTTTTTGGTCCTTTCCTATTAACCTTTGCTGTGGTGGAGTTTATTCTGCTCACCCAGTATATGCTAAAGTACCTCGACGAACTGGTTGGTAAAGACCTGGGCGCAGAGGTGTTTGGCGAGTTGCTCTTCTATTTCAGTGTAAACATGGCACCGGTGGCCTTGCCATTGGCAGTGCTTTTGTCCTCCCTCATGACATTCGGTACGATGGGGGAGCACCACGAGCTGACGGCAATCAAAACTTCTGGTGTGGCTCTTACCCGCGTGCTGCGCCCCGTACTGATTGTGGTAACCTTTATTACGGTAGGTGCCTTCTTCTTCAACAACAAGGTGGTTCCAAAGGCTAATCTCAAGGCTTATAGCTTGCTGTGGGATATTCGTCAGAAAAAGCCTGCTATGAACTTTAAGGAAGGGGCGTTCTATAACGGCATCCCAGGCTATAGCATCAAAGTGAATAAAAAGATGAACGATGGGCAGACACTGCGTGAGGTGATGATCTATGACCACACGAAGGGCGGTAATAATACCACGGTTATCTTGGCCGATTCAGGTGAGATGTACATGGATTATAACGACAGCTATCTGGTCTTGGAGCTGTTTCGGGGTAATACTTATGTAGATCAGAATAACTCATCCTTCCGCAATTCCAATGAGCAGTTTGTTCGTCAGGAGTTTGACAAGAGTAAGCTGATGCTGAGCATGGCTTCTTTTAACTTCGACCGTACCCGTGAGGAACTCTTCTCCGACAACAAAATGATGAAGAATATCAAAGAGTTGAACGTAGTAACGGACTCTTTGCGTAGGCACAGCGAACGGGAGAAGAAGCTATATGCCCCTAATGTAGATCCTTTTTACATGTACTTTAAGGCCGATACCGGGCAGGTAAAGAACGGTATCCGTATGCATGAGAAAAAGGTGCAGCGCGAATTGCCTGAACTAACTTCAGAAACACTTGTGCTGGCTACAAATAAGGCCAGAAACATTAAAAGCTTTACTTCCAGTTATGTGGAGCGTGTACGCAATACTCTCCGTGAAGCGAATAACTATGAGGTGGAAATCTGGCGCAAGTATACACAGTCTGTTTCTATCATCATCATGTTCTTGATTGGCGCGCCGCTTGGAGCTATCATTAAAAAGGGTGGTCTTGGTGTGCCAGTGGTAATTTCCATTGTGTTTTTCATTACCATGTATGTGATGACCATACTTGGTGAGAAGTGGGCTCGTGAAGGGCTGGTGTCAGTCGGGGCAGGTATGTGGGCAGCTAACCTGATACTCTTGCCGATAGGTTTGTTCTTCCTGTACCAGGCAAGAAACGACTCTAGCCTGCTGGAGATGGACTTCTGGCGTAAGCTTATGGCACGCCTACGACGCAATAAACTGTGA
- the rpsO gene encoding 30S ribosomal protein S15 gives MRLTTEAKQEIFEKHGFNKSKSDTGSPEAQIALFTTRIADLTEHLKIHKKDFSTRLGLLKLVGKRRRLLNYLLKNDIERYRAIISELGIRK, from the coding sequence ATGAGATTAACCACTGAAGCGAAACAAGAGATTTTCGAAAAGCACGGTTTCAACAAGTCTAAGTCTGATACAGGTTCTCCTGAGGCTCAGATCGCTCTGTTCACGACACGTATCGCGGACCTGACCGAGCACCTGAAGATCCACAAGAAAGACTTTAGCACACGTCTTGGTCTTTTGAAACTTGTAGGTAAGAGAAGAAGACTTCTTAACTACCTCCTGAAGAACGATATTGAAAGATACAGAGCTATCATTAGCGAGCTGGGTATCCGTAAATAA
- the pnp gene encoding polyribonucleotide nucleotidyltransferase, with amino-acid sequence MSYNAISKTIFLPDGREITIETGKLAKQADGSVVVKMGNTMLLAAVVSNKEAREGVDFLPLSVDYQEKFASSGKIPGGFLRREARLSDYEVLVSRLVDRVLRPLFPDDYHAETQMTIHLISADTEIMPDALAALAASAALAVSDIPFNGPISEVRVARIDGQLVINPSVTDLQRADIDLMVGASIDSVVMVEGEMNEVSEAEMLEAIQFAHDAIKSHCQAQLDLAEMVGSTVKREYVHETHDEELRKRVYDATYEKAYAVARRGSANKAERKEGFASVLEEFIASLGEEHGYDESLIKTYYHDVEKEAVRNMILDERVRLDGRKLDEIRPIWSEINYLPATHGSAIFTRGETQSLTTVTLGTKLDEQMIDSAMVSGTNKFLLHYNFPAFSTGEVRPNRGPGRREIGHGNLALRALKKVLPPESENPYTIRIVSDILESNGSSSMATVCAGSLALMDAGVPVKGAVSGIAMGLITNKETGKFAVLSDILGDEDHLGDMDFKVAGTKEGITACQMDIKIQGLSHEVMTQALQQANAGRLHILNEMAKTIESPNPDYKPHTPRSFNMVIDKEFIGAVIGPGGKVIQQIQKDTGATIIIEEKNEKGHVNIFASNQESMDTAVAKIRGIAAQPEVGETYIGKVKSIQPYGAFVEFMPGKDGLLHISEIKHERLETMDGVLEIGEEVKVKLIDVDKKTGKFKLSRKAILPKPGAEENK; translated from the coding sequence ATGTCCTACAACGCGATTAGTAAAACTATTTTTCTTCCGGACGGCCGGGAGATAACAATTGAAACTGGTAAATTAGCCAAGCAGGCAGACGGATCTGTAGTAGTGAAAATGGGTAACACCATGCTGCTTGCGGCTGTTGTTTCAAACAAAGAAGCCCGTGAAGGGGTTGACTTTTTGCCACTCTCAGTAGACTACCAGGAGAAGTTTGCTTCTTCAGGTAAGATCCCGGGAGGTTTCCTTAGAAGAGAAGCAAGACTTTCTGACTATGAAGTATTGGTTTCGCGCCTGGTAGACCGTGTACTGCGCCCGCTGTTCCCGGATGATTACCACGCAGAAACTCAAATGACAATACATCTGATCTCTGCTGATACAGAGATCATGCCGGACGCACTGGCTGCTTTAGCTGCTTCTGCTGCACTGGCTGTTTCTGATATTCCTTTTAACGGTCCTATCTCTGAGGTTCGTGTAGCTCGCATTGATGGCCAGTTGGTAATCAACCCAAGCGTAACGGACCTGCAGCGCGCTGACATCGACCTAATGGTTGGTGCCTCTATTGATAGCGTGGTGATGGTTGAAGGTGAAATGAATGAGGTTTCTGAAGCAGAAATGCTGGAAGCTATTCAGTTCGCTCATGATGCTATTAAGTCACATTGCCAGGCGCAGCTGGATCTTGCCGAAATGGTAGGTTCTACTGTTAAGCGTGAGTATGTGCACGAAACACATGATGAGGAACTGCGCAAGCGCGTTTATGATGCTACTTATGAGAAAGCTTATGCTGTAGCTAGACGTGGAAGCGCGAACAAAGCTGAGCGTAAAGAAGGCTTTGCATCAGTTCTTGAGGAGTTCATTGCATCTCTGGGAGAGGAGCATGGCTACGATGAGTCACTGATCAAAACTTACTACCACGATGTAGAGAAAGAGGCCGTGCGTAACATGATTCTTGATGAGCGTGTGCGCCTGGATGGCCGTAAGCTGGATGAGATCCGCCCAATCTGGTCTGAAATCAACTACCTGCCAGCAACACACGGATCAGCTATCTTTACCCGTGGTGAAACACAGTCTTTGACAACTGTAACCTTAGGTACTAAGCTTGACGAGCAAATGATCGACAGCGCGATGGTATCTGGTACAAATAAATTCCTGCTGCACTACAACTTCCCGGCTTTCTCAACTGGCGAGGTAAGACCAAACAGAGGTCCAGGCCGTCGTGAGATTGGTCATGGTAACCTGGCACTGCGTGCCCTGAAAAAAGTGCTTCCACCAGAGTCTGAGAATCCGTACACTATCCGAATTGTTTCTGACATTCTGGAGTCTAACGGTTCTTCTTCTATGGCTACAGTATGTGCTGGTAGCTTGGCCCTGATGGATGCCGGTGTTCCTGTTAAAGGTGCTGTTTCTGGTATTGCAATGGGTCTTATCACAAACAAAGAGACTGGTAAGTTTGCTGTTCTATCTGACATCTTGGGTGATGAAGACCACCTAGGAGATATGGACTTCAAAGTTGCAGGAACAAAAGAGGGTATCACTGCTTGCCAGATGGATATCAAAATTCAAGGCTTATCACATGAGGTAATGACACAGGCGCTGCAGCAGGCAAATGCTGGTCGTCTGCACATTCTCAACGAGATGGCTAAAACAATTGAATCTCCTAACCCTGATTACAAGCCACATACTCCGCGTTCATTCAACATGGTGATTGATAAAGAGTTTATCGGTGCTGTGATTGGACCAGGTGGTAAAGTGATCCAGCAGATCCAGAAAGATACTGGTGCTACGATCATCATCGAAGAGAAGAACGAGAAAGGTCACGTGAACATTTTTGCCAGCAACCAAGAGTCTATGGACACTGCTGTTGCCAAAATACGTGGTATCGCAGCTCAGCCTGAAGTTGGCGAAACATACATCGGTAAAGTTAAGTCTATCCAGCCTTACGGTGCCTTTGTAGAGTTCATGCCTGGTAAAGATGGTTTGCTACATATCTCTGAGATCAAGCACGAGCGCCTTGAAACCATGGACGGCGTGCTGGAAATAGGCGAGGAGGTAAAAGTGAAACTTATCGATGTTGACAAGAAGACTGGTAAGTTCAAGCTCTCTCGTAAGGCTATCCTTCCGAAGCCAGGTGCTGAGGAGAACAAATAA
- a CDS encoding sigma-70 family RNA polymerase sigma factor, which yields MRQLKISKQITNRESQSLDKYLQEIGKVDLLTPDEEVSLAQRIKEGDQFALEKLTKANLRFVVSVAKQYQNQGLSLGDLINEGNLGLIKAAKRFDETRGFKFISYAVWWIRQSILQALAEQSRIVRLPLNRVGSLNKISKSFSELEQKFEREPSPEEIAEVLELTTAEVVDTLKISGRHVSVDAPFVQGEENRLLDVLENEDEESPDMGLMNDSLRKEVQRALSTLTKREADVITLYFGLNGEHSLTLEEIGEKFNLTRERVRQIKEKAIRRLRHTSRSKALKPYLG from the coding sequence ATGAGACAACTCAAGATAAGCAAACAGATAACGAACCGCGAAAGCCAGTCACTGGACAAATACTTGCAGGAGATTGGTAAAGTTGATTTGCTTACTCCGGACGAAGAGGTGTCGCTGGCACAGAGAATTAAAGAAGGAGATCAGTTTGCGCTTGAGAAGTTAACTAAAGCCAACTTGCGATTTGTGGTATCGGTGGCAAAGCAGTATCAGAACCAGGGCCTTTCACTAGGCGACCTTATCAACGAAGGTAACCTCGGTCTGATTAAAGCCGCTAAGCGATTCGACGAAACAAGAGGTTTCAAATTCATTTCTTACGCTGTATGGTGGATCCGTCAGTCAATTCTTCAGGCACTTGCCGAGCAGTCTCGTATTGTTCGTCTGCCCCTGAACCGTGTCGGGTCACTTAACAAAATCTCTAAATCATTCTCAGAGCTTGAGCAAAAGTTTGAGCGTGAGCCATCGCCTGAAGAAATAGCCGAAGTGTTGGAACTGACTACTGCAGAGGTAGTAGACACTTTGAAAATTTCTGGCCGCCACGTGTCTGTGGATGCACCTTTTGTACAGGGTGAAGAAAACCGTTTGCTGGACGTGTTAGAGAATGAAGACGAGGAGTCTCCAGACATGGGCCTGATGAACGACTCACTTCGTAAAGAGGTACAGCGTGCCCTTTCTACTCTGACTAAACGCGAGGCTGACGTTATTACTTTGTACTTCGGGCTTAACGGTGAACACTCTCTTACACTAGAGGAGATTGGTGAGAAGTTTAACCTGACACGCGAGCGTGTGCGTCAGATTAAGGAGAAAGCTATCCGTAGACTTCGCCATACTTCCAGAAGCAAAGCATTGAAGCCGTACCTAGGCTAA
- the trxB gene encoding thioredoxin-disulfide reductase: protein MEIEKVKCLIIGSGPAGYTAAIYASRAGLNPVLYQGLQPGGQLTITNDVENYPGYPEGVMGPQMMEDFKKQAERFGTDVRYGIATTVDFSSQPHKVVIDDQKTIEADAVIISTGASAKWLGLESEARLNGNGVSACAVCDGFFYRGQDVVIVGAGDTAAEEATYLSNLCKKVYMLVRREEMRASTIMQERVKKTPNIEILWNTVTDEILGKDAVEAVRVKNVVTNETRELPVQGFFVAIGHEPNSGIFKDYLNLDENGYIRTIPGTAKTNIDGVFACGDVQDFTYRQAVTAAGSGCMAALDAERYLAAKGLH, encoded by the coding sequence ATGGAAATAGAAAAAGTAAAATGCCTTATCATTGGCTCAGGGCCTGCTGGTTATACTGCAGCAATCTATGCCTCTAGAGCAGGACTTAACCCAGTTCTTTACCAAGGGTTACAACCAGGAGGCCAGCTTACCATCACCAACGACGTAGAGAACTACCCAGGTTACCCTGAGGGAGTTATGGGACCGCAGATGATGGAAGACTTCAAGAAACAAGCTGAGCGTTTTGGTACGGACGTACGCTATGGTATAGCTACTACCGTGGATTTTTCCTCTCAACCACATAAGGTTGTTATCGACGACCAAAAAACAATAGAAGCTGACGCCGTAATCATATCTACAGGAGCATCAGCTAAATGGCTAGGCCTGGAATCAGAAGCTCGTTTGAATGGTAATGGGGTTTCTGCCTGTGCCGTGTGCGATGGCTTCTTTTACCGTGGACAGGATGTAGTGATAGTTGGCGCTGGTGATACTGCTGCTGAGGAAGCAACTTACCTTTCTAACCTCTGCAAGAAAGTATATATGCTGGTACGCCGCGAAGAAATGCGTGCTTCTACAATCATGCAGGAGCGTGTAAAGAAAACTCCTAATATTGAGATTCTGTGGAACACAGTTACAGATGAGATTTTAGGTAAAGACGCTGTTGAAGCTGTGCGTGTGAAGAATGTGGTGACTAATGAAACGCGCGAGCTACCAGTGCAGGGATTCTTCGTTGCTATCGGTCACGAGCCTAACTCAGGGATTTTCAAAGATTATTTGAACCTGGATGAAAATGGCTACATAAGAACCATTCCGGGTACTGCCAAAACGAACATCGATGGCGTATTTGCTTGTGGTGATGTGCAGGACTTCACTTACCGCCAAGCTGTTACGGCTGCTGGTTCCGGATGTATGGCTGCGCTTGACGCAGAGCGCTATTTGGCCGCAAAGGGTTTGCACTAA
- a CDS encoding M23 family metallopeptidase, which translates to MLKIKAPLIFVLFAISMLCSTGSARAQGKVKDLFKVKTPKIDYVRPDTTILIKYEDFPDEDSDADQSIYFNPKKELSIVSEDTTELDLGEQHIVEMSEEVLVDSTWIRIAGYYAIWDTRNINPYRMDARQLKDTVDIKLYDPANNREYKMPLDKTPITSHFGARGGRWHYGTDIDLDTGDSIYAAFDGVVRINKWDGGGYGNYIVVRHYNGLETLYGHMSKAISQPGDFVKAGEVIGLGGSTGRSSGPHLHYEVRYQGNPMDPENIYDFPDYLLKGESYQITSAVFNYANRARSGTSSAGRRAAYHKVRSGDTLSGIAKRYGVSVSQLTKLNGITTRTTLRVGRSLRIR; encoded by the coding sequence ATGCTGAAAATAAAAGCACCCTTAATTTTTGTACTGTTTGCAATAAGTATGCTGTGCAGTACCGGGAGCGCCCGAGCGCAGGGTAAAGTTAAAGATCTGTTCAAGGTAAAGACTCCGAAGATAGATTATGTACGTCCTGATACTACCATCCTTATCAAATATGAGGACTTTCCTGATGAGGACTCTGATGCAGATCAGTCGATCTATTTCAATCCGAAGAAGGAGCTCTCTATAGTTAGTGAGGATACTACTGAACTAGATCTGGGCGAGCAGCATATCGTGGAGATGTCGGAGGAGGTATTGGTTGATTCTACCTGGATCAGGATTGCCGGATACTATGCTATCTGGGACACCAGAAATATCAACCCATATCGTATGGATGCCCGGCAGTTGAAGGATACTGTAGACATCAAGCTGTATGATCCTGCTAACAACAGGGAGTATAAGATGCCACTTGATAAAACACCTATCACAAGTCATTTTGGTGCACGTGGAGGCCGCTGGCACTATGGTACTGATATAGATCTTGATACAGGGGATTCTATTTATGCTGCTTTTGATGGAGTGGTAAGAATCAATAAGTGGGATGGTGGCGGCTACGGCAATTATATTGTGGTGCGCCACTATAACGGTCTTGAGACACTTTACGGGCACATGAGTAAAGCCATCTCACAACCAGGAGACTTTGTAAAGGCTGGTGAAGTGATAGGCTTGGGTGGAAGTACCGGGCGTAGCTCCGGACCACACCTACACTATGAGGTGCGTTATCAGGGAAATCCTATGGACCCGGAAAATATATATGACTTCCCGGATTACCTGCTTAAAGGAGAAAGCTATCAAATCACTTCCGCAGTATTTAACTATGCTAACAGAGCGAGAAGTGGAACCAGCAGTGCAGGTCGCAGGGCAGCATATCATAAGGTACGTAGTGGCGATACGCTTTCAGGCATCGCTAAAAGGTATGGGGTGTCTGTAAGCCAGCTCACAAAGCTGAACGGCATCACTACCCGTACTACGCTTCGTGTTGGGCGATCGCTGCGTATTAGATAA